The proteins below come from a single Bacillota bacterium genomic window:
- a CDS encoding AbrB/MazE/SpoVT family DNA-binding domain-containing protein — MAAGSGNGAPEEPRLVAVRIDPKGRIVLPPVVRQALRVKPNQSLFLLLREGHVVLGTDPERLRSLV; from the coding sequence ATGGCGGCTGGAAGCGGAAACGGTGCCCCGGAGGAGCCGCGGCTGGTCGCAGTCCGCATCGACCCCAAGGGTCGCATCGTCCTGCCGCCCGTGGTGCGCCAGGCGCTGAGGGTGAAGCCCAACCAGTCGCTCTTCCTCCTGCTCCGGGAAGGGCACGTGGTCCTCGGCACCGACCCCGAGCGGTTGAGGAGCCTGGTCTGA